From Sceloporus undulatus isolate JIND9_A2432 ecotype Alabama chromosome 6, SceUnd_v1.1, whole genome shotgun sequence, one genomic window encodes:
- the PPCDC gene encoding phosphopantothenoylcysteine decarboxylase, producing the protein MFLGTDMNPITLSEPQLVTSTTRKKAHVLVGVTGSVAALKLPLLVSELLKIPGMEVQVVTTENAKHFYNPGEIPVTLYSDVDEWQVWKGRTDPVLHIELRRWADLMLVAPLDANTLAKVANGLCDNLLTCVIRAWELSKPLLFCPAMNTAMWEHPITAQQVEKLKGFGYMEIPCIVKKLVCGDEGYGAMAEVPTIVEKVKTVLLEWGLRKQS; encoded by the exons ATGTTTCTTGGGACTGATATGAATCCCATCACACTTTCTGAGCCTCAGCTTGTCACCAGCACCACACGGAAGAAGGCCCATGTCCTTGTCGGTGTTACTGGAAGCGTGGCGGCCTTAAAGCTGCCTCTGCTTGTTTCTGAGCTTCTGAAGATACCTGGA atGGAAGTGCAGGTGGTGACTACAGAAAATGCAAAGCATTTTTACAACCCTGGGGAGATTCCTGTAACCCTCTACAGTGATGTGGATGAATGGCAA GTGTGGAAGGGGCGCACAGATCCTGTGCTACATATTGAACTTAGGCGCTGGGCTGATCTGATGCTGGTGGCTCCTCTGGATGCAAACACCTTGGCCAAAGTTGCCAATGGCCTTTGTGACAACCTACTG ACATGTGTCATTCGTGCCTGGGAACTGAGCAAGCCGCTGCTCTTTTGCCCTGCCATGAACACTGCCATGTGGGAGCATCCCATCACTGCTCAGCAAGTGGAGAAACTCAAGGGCTTTGGCTACATGGAGATTCCTTGCATTGTGAAGAAACTGGTTTGTGGAGATGAAG GTTATGGTGCCATGGCGGAAGTGCCAACCATTGTGGAGAAAGTCAAGACAGTTTTATTGGAGTGGGGCCTGCGCAAGCAAAGCTGA